A genomic segment from Paenibacillus sp. FSL K6-1096 encodes:
- a CDS encoding DMT family transporter, which produces MSRKDFGVLLLLACTWGASFLFMRIASPELGPVFTTELRVTIAGAALVLYALLTRRRLGILKHWKPFLLLGGINAALPFTLICMAELHLSASLAAILNATTPMFAALAAWGTRKEKPGAAKSAGLVMGLAGVVVLVGWSPLPLTGTVLLSVGYSLGAALCYAFGGLYASRVGSGLSPLALAAGQQLGASVVLLPLAVLFAPDHLPSSAAVYSVLGLSLLCTSVAYLLYFRLIASIGPVKTVSVTFLVPVFGLMWGVLFLHEQVYANTIAGLVIILLSVMLVNRRTRKD; this is translated from the coding sequence ATGAGCCGCAAGGACTTCGGTGTGCTGCTGCTGCTGGCCTGTACCTGGGGCGCCTCCTTTCTGTTCATGCGGATCGCCTCACCTGAACTCGGTCCGGTCTTCACGACAGAGCTGCGTGTTACTATTGCCGGGGCCGCTCTGGTGCTCTATGCGCTGCTGACCCGGCGCAGGCTGGGTATCCTGAAGCACTGGAAGCCGTTCCTGCTGCTGGGCGGAATCAATGCGGCGCTGCCGTTCACGCTGATCTGTATGGCTGAGCTGCACTTAAGCGCCTCGCTGGCGGCGATTCTCAATGCCACGACTCCAATGTTCGCGGCGCTGGCCGCCTGGGGGACCCGGAAGGAGAAGCCGGGAGCGGCCAAATCAGCCGGACTGGTTATGGGCCTGGCTGGTGTAGTGGTGCTGGTCGGCTGGAGCCCGCTTCCGCTGACAGGCACCGTTCTGTTATCTGTAGGCTATTCGCTCGGTGCTGCGCTCTGTTATGCGTTCGGAGGGCTGTACGCTTCGCGTGTAGGCTCAGGCCTCTCACCGCTTGCGCTCGCGGCCGGGCAACAGCTGGGAGCAAGCGTGGTGCTGCTGCCGCTGGCCGTGCTTTTTGCCCCCGATCATCTGCCATCCTCTGCCGCCGTGTATTCCGTACTCGGCCTGTCGCTGCTCTGCACCTCGGTAGCTTATCTGCTCTATTTCCGGCTCATCGCCAGCATCGGTCCGGTCAAGACGGTCAGCGTCACCTTTCTCGTACCTGTCTTCGGTCTGATGTGGGGCGTGCTGTTCCTGCACGAGCAAGTCTACGCCAACACCATTGCCGGACTGGTCATCATTCTGCTGAGCGTCATGCTGGTGAACCGGAGGACACGGAAGGACTAG
- the mprF gene encoding bifunctional lysylphosphatidylglycerol flippase/synthetase MprF: MHNVIKNKLQRFKLVRLLISIYRIKAVRALFPLLIIGLVYWEGQHELKQIHMGKIIHDLKSVPVPAIAQMLGISLLSVAVMSAYDYLIRRHFRLQTGLWRTFRYAWIANTFNNMIGFAGLAGAGLRTLLYKRSHVPAAVLAPAIVFLSPLMITGLSLLAWGTLTGLLPAAPLLGAHHWLIFAVWGMALYLPGFVLLQRSSLFAKWINRGEGRTAWLTVGASVGASLLEWVFAGLTFWVIAAKLLGEAPLLIIFSIYVVAAIAGILSMAPGGIGAFDLIALLGLTQLGFKTDHAMAVLVIYRLFYYIIPWLLGLVLAALEFGLPGTKGAERSGDSMEAPLTLWQKIWGWPGQYTFLSDLGVWALGKLVLASGLLLLLSAATPELLYRLKVTEELLSLPVMQISHHLSVLIGFMLILLSRGISLRVHRAYVWTSVLLFGGAVFAFTKGFDYEEALFLLLVALILWISRTRFYRISVPLSMRSTLWWLALTSVIALCYYWLGSYTHHGFLKHLPAGVQAEWLRRYGNAAVTAVGGLIFSWLLLTMMVALRPQRKADAILGDQDMARLERFLSEGWGNALSHMLFLGDKSFFWAQEGKVLFAFSRVRDKLVVLGDPLGPAGLFNNAISEFRQAADLYGLSVVFYQATPAQLPVYHEQGYRFFKLGEEALVPLESFTTSGPRSGSLRSVRNRFEREGYVFEITAPQHSAELLQELRLVSEEWLAGRMEKGYSLGWFSEPYLQLAPVALLRSPEGSLLAFASLAPGYDGQKTVSIDLMRHRKDTPNGTMDYLFLKLLEWSKSRGYSRFNLGHAPLSSVGRNPGALREEKLARLVFERGGHWYGFSGLRRYKEKFSPVWEPRYLAYPASVTLPLLTLDLVRLVSRRAEETLADQGGNTAT, from the coding sequence ATGCATAATGTGATCAAAAATAAACTTCAACGCTTCAAGCTCGTCCGCCTGCTGATCTCCATTTACCGGATTAAGGCGGTGCGGGCGCTTTTTCCGCTGCTGATTATCGGGCTGGTGTACTGGGAAGGGCAGCATGAGCTGAAGCAGATTCATATGGGCAAAATCATCCATGATCTGAAGTCCGTCCCCGTGCCGGCCATTGCGCAGATGCTGGGGATTTCGCTGCTCTCGGTGGCGGTGATGAGTGCTTACGATTATCTGATCCGCAGGCATTTCCGCCTGCAGACAGGCCTCTGGCGGACGTTCCGGTATGCCTGGATTGCGAATACGTTCAACAATATGATCGGCTTTGCCGGACTCGCCGGGGCGGGCCTGCGGACGCTGCTCTACAAAAGAAGCCATGTGCCCGCAGCCGTGCTGGCGCCGGCTATTGTTTTCCTGTCGCCGCTGATGATTACGGGGCTCTCGCTGCTCGCCTGGGGCACGCTCACCGGGCTGCTGCCGGCGGCTCCGCTGCTTGGGGCGCATCACTGGCTGATCTTCGCAGTCTGGGGGATGGCGCTGTATCTGCCGGGGTTCGTGCTGCTGCAGCGCTCCTCGCTCTTCGCCAAATGGATCAACCGGGGCGAGGGAAGAACCGCCTGGCTGACTGTGGGCGCATCGGTGGGAGCGTCTCTGCTGGAGTGGGTGTTCGCCGGTCTGACCTTCTGGGTGATTGCCGCCAAGCTGCTCGGGGAGGCTCCGCTGCTTATTATTTTCAGCATCTATGTCGTTGCGGCCATCGCCGGCATTCTGAGCATGGCTCCCGGCGGTATCGGGGCCTTCGACCTCATTGCGCTGCTGGGGCTGACCCAGCTTGGCTTCAAAACTGACCATGCCATGGCGGTGCTGGTCATCTACAGATTGTTCTATTACATCATCCCCTGGCTGCTCGGGCTGGTGCTGGCCGCGCTGGAGTTCGGATTGCCGGGCACGAAGGGGGCTGAGCGCAGCGGGGACAGCATGGAAGCACCGCTGACGCTCTGGCAGAAAATATGGGGCTGGCCCGGCCAGTATACCTTTCTGAGTGATCTGGGTGTGTGGGCGCTTGGTAAGCTGGTGCTGGCCAGCGGTCTGCTCTTGCTGCTGTCCGCAGCTACACCCGAGCTGCTCTACCGGCTGAAGGTGACGGAGGAGCTGCTGTCCCTGCCCGTGATGCAGATCTCGCATCATCTGTCGGTGCTGATCGGCTTCATGCTGATTCTGCTGTCGCGGGGCATCTCTCTGCGGGTGCACCGGGCGTATGTGTGGACGAGCGTGCTGCTTTTTGGCGGGGCGGTGTTTGCGTTCACGAAGGGGTTTGACTATGAGGAGGCGCTGTTCCTGCTGCTGGTCGCCCTGATCCTCTGGATCTCCCGCACCCGGTTCTACCGCATCAGCGTTCCGCTCAGCATGAGAAGCACGCTATGGTGGCTTGCTCTGACCTCGGTGATTGCCCTCTGCTATTATTGGCTGGGCAGCTATACCCACCACGGCTTCCTGAAGCATCTCCCGGCGGGCGTCCAGGCGGAATGGCTGCGGAGGTACGGCAATGCGGCGGTTACGGCGGTCGGAGGGCTGATCTTCTCCTGGCTGCTGCTGACGATGATGGTCGCGCTGAGGCCGCAGCGCAAGGCGGACGCCATCCTGGGGGATCAGGATATGGCCCGGCTGGAGCGCTTCCTCTCTGAAGGCTGGGGCAATGCGCTGAGCCATATGCTGTTCCTGGGCGACAAAAGCTTCTTCTGGGCGCAGGAAGGCAAGGTGCTGTTCGCCTTCTCCAGAGTCCGCGACAAGCTGGTGGTGCTCGGCGACCCGCTGGGCCCTGCGGGCCTGTTCAACAACGCGATCAGCGAGTTCAGGCAGGCGGCTGATCTGTACGGCCTCTCTGTGGTGTTCTATCAGGCGACGCCGGCCCAGCTTCCGGTGTATCATGAGCAGGGCTACCGGTTCTTCAAGCTGGGGGAGGAGGCGCTTGTGCCGCTGGAGAGCTTCACGACCAGCGGGCCGCGAAGCGGCAGCCTGCGCAGTGTAAGGAACCGGTTTGAACGGGAAGGGTATGTGTTTGAGATTACCGCCCCGCAGCACTCTGCTGAACTGCTGCAGGAGCTGCGCCTGGTGTCGGAGGAATGGCTGGCCGGACGGATGGAGAAAGGCTATTCGCTGGGCTGGTTCAGCGAGCCGTACCTGCAGCTTGCCCCGGTGGCGCTGCTGCGTTCACCGGAGGGCAGTCTGCTGGCTTTTGCCTCGCTGGCTCCGGGATATGACGGTCAGAAGACGGTCTCCATTGACCTGATGCGCCACCGTAAGGATACGCCAAACGGTACGATGGATTACCTGTTCCTGAAGCTGCTGGAGTGGTCGAAGTCACGCGGCTACAGCCGGTTCAATCTGGGCCATGCCCCGCTGTCCAGTGTCGGGCGCAATCCCGGGGCGCTGCGGGAGGAGAAGCTGGCCCGGCTCGTCTTCGAGCGCGGCGGCCACTGGTACGGCTTCTCCGGCCTGCGGCGCTACAAGGAGAAGTTCAGTCCGGTCTGGGAGCCGCGGTATCTGGCGTATCCCGCTTCCGTCACCCTTCCGCTGCTGACCCTGGATCTGGTGCGGCTGGTCTCACGGCGGGCGGAGGAGACGCTGGCGGATCAGGGCGGGAACACTGCGACATAG
- a CDS encoding alpha/beta hydrolase encodes MIHVFQQGTDATQPTLILFHGTGGNERDLLPLAELLAPGASVLGIRGNVLENGMPRFFRRLAEGIFDEEDLIFRTHEVKQFLDEAAAKYGFDAGNLVAVGYSNGANIAGSLLFHYGNIFRAAVLLHPMVPLRGLTLPSLEGVPVFIGAGTNDPIIPTPETKELEALLSGAGAEVTSHWGNHGHRLSAAEAEAARDWLAALTDSAK; translated from the coding sequence ATGATTCATGTATTCCAGCAAGGTACTGATGCAACTCAGCCGACACTAATATTATTCCACGGCACAGGCGGCAACGAGCGTGACCTGCTGCCGCTGGCCGAGCTGCTGGCTCCCGGCGCTTCCGTGCTGGGTATCCGCGGCAACGTGCTGGAGAACGGGATGCCCCGCTTCTTCCGGCGGCTGGCGGAGGGGATCTTCGACGAGGAGGATCTGATCTTCCGCACCCATGAGGTGAAGCAGTTCCTGGATGAGGCGGCGGCAAAATACGGCTTCGATGCCGGCAACTTAGTGGCAGTCGGCTATTCCAACGGCGCGAACATTGCGGGCAGCCTGCTGTTCCACTACGGGAACATCTTCCGGGCGGCGGTGCTGCTGCATCCGATGGTTCCGCTGCGCGGCCTGACGCTTCCTTCACTTGAAGGGGTCCCGGTCTTCATCGGGGCAGGCACGAACGATCCGATTATCCCCACTCCCGAGACCAAGGAGCTGGAAGCTCTGCTCAGCGGAGCCGGAGCCGAGGTTACCTCCCACTGGGGCAATCACGGACACCGCCTGAGCGCGGCCGAAGCAGAGGCGGCCAGAGATTGGCTGGCTGCTCTGACGGATTCTGCGAAGTAA
- a CDS encoding ABC transporter permease gives MNNLIQMEWYRMKYNRLFIGSALLSILYGLLASKSYIADLTTHKDAIGIFYAMVYDSTVWLVLFSAIVALLMGQDFSNRTIHLEVAAGHSRLEIFFSKCFIYLTVFNLLMLLGPVVGSIRMSFQLGWGSSWNHDILYILRVILFSVLLNSAVFSVCIFMAFLFKDSARTVSVSMVVLFISAMCIAYAGPLGWYEVVPWLRFLPMNQIRVSLAYSLSTVQVSEIILSGGLFLLLFIVLSFQRFNTSELK, from the coding sequence ATGAATAATCTTATACAAATGGAATGGTACCGCATGAAATACAACCGGCTTTTTATCGGCAGTGCCCTGCTTAGTATCCTTTACGGGCTTCTTGCCAGCAAGAGCTATATTGCCGATCTGACAACACACAAGGATGCTATAGGAATATTTTATGCAATGGTTTACGATTCAACGGTCTGGCTGGTGTTATTCTCTGCTATCGTGGCTTTGCTGATGGGCCAGGACTTTTCGAACCGCACGATTCATCTGGAGGTCGCAGCGGGCCATTCGAGATTGGAAATATTCTTCAGTAAATGTTTTATCTACTTAACTGTATTCAACCTGTTGATGCTGCTGGGGCCGGTAGTGGGGAGCATAAGAATGTCCTTTCAATTGGGCTGGGGGAGCTCGTGGAATCATGATATTTTGTATATCCTCAGAGTAATTCTGTTTTCGGTGCTGCTCAATAGTGCAGTATTCTCAGTCTGTATCTTTATGGCTTTTTTATTCAAGGACTCAGCCAGAACAGTGTCTGTATCGATGGTTGTTCTTTTTATCAGTGCAATGTGTATTGCCTATGCCGGGCCGCTGGGCTGGTATGAAGTGGTGCCGTGGCTGCGGTTCCTGCCCATGAATCAGATCAGAGTCTCCTTAGCCTACTCGCTCTCTACGGTTCAGGTGTCGGAGATCATACTTTCAGGAGGGCTATTTCTGCTGCTGTTCATCGTACTTTCATTTCAACGGTTCAATACTTCTGAACTTAAATAA
- a CDS encoding MarR family transcriptional regulator, giving the protein MSSKNKTAATAADGQTELDQAASLKLFVVLSKAYKSLMDLAVKDMKKHGLASAEFMVLEVLYHRTRIPLQQIGEKILVTSGSITYNIDKLEKRGLLRRVPCEDDRRVTYAEITEAGRELFDDIFPQHVDFIHSLMGGLDSEEKAQAMLLLKKLGKGV; this is encoded by the coding sequence ATGAGCAGCAAGAATAAGACAGCAGCTACAGCGGCTGACGGACAGACGGAGCTGGATCAGGCGGCATCGCTGAAGCTGTTCGTTGTCCTGTCGAAGGCGTACAAGAGTCTGATGGATCTGGCTGTGAAGGATATGAAGAAGCACGGGCTGGCTTCTGCAGAGTTCATGGTGCTGGAGGTTCTGTACCATAGAACACGGATTCCGCTGCAGCAGATCGGCGAGAAGATTCTGGTTACCAGCGGCAGCATCACCTACAATATCGACAAGCTGGAGAAGCGCGGACTGCTGAGGCGCGTTCCCTGCGAGGACGACCGCCGTGTGACATATGCCGAGATTACGGAGGCGGGGCGTGAGCTGTTTGATGATATTTTTCCGCAGCATGTTGATTTCATACACAGTCTGATGGGCGGACTGGACAGCGAGGAGAAGGCTCAGGCGATGCTGCTGCTGAAGAAGCTGGGCAAAGGCGTGTAG
- a CDS encoding HAMP domain-containing sensor histidine kinase, with translation MIYITALLSVILGALMFRLFSLKRQIRNITRQLVELSSGTVDKKLNISLIDKDLNSLTAEINKNLTKQRELRIQMIRSGNHLKESIANISHDLRTPLTSMIGYLQLLSKGAVHPEQREQIGIVFRKAAHLQMLIKLFYELAVLDSEEIQPNLKNVNYSNVIMDSVVESAAMFEERNLHPEIILPEDTVFVWADEDMLRRILQNLLDNAAKYATGDIKITLMQGSTTELIITNRISSPNEVNLERLFDRFYTSDLSRSAGSTGLGLSIVKILIDKLGGSINAELLEDHLKITIRL, from the coding sequence ATGATATATATTACTGCTCTGCTCTCGGTAATACTTGGAGCACTTATGTTCCGCCTCTTTTCACTGAAAAGGCAAATTCGCAATATAACAAGACAGTTGGTTGAATTGTCTTCGGGAACGGTTGACAAGAAACTGAATATTTCTTTGATCGATAAGGATTTGAATTCACTTACTGCAGAGATCAATAAGAATCTGACGAAGCAGCGTGAGCTCCGCATTCAGATGATACGCAGCGGCAATCACTTGAAAGAGTCCATAGCCAACATCTCACATGATCTGCGCACACCCTTAACCTCAATGATTGGCTACCTTCAGTTGCTGAGCAAAGGGGCAGTTCATCCGGAGCAGCGTGAGCAAATAGGAATAGTCTTCCGCAAAGCTGCCCATCTGCAGATGTTGATCAAATTATTCTATGAACTGGCTGTACTGGATTCCGAAGAGATTCAGCCGAACCTCAAAAATGTAAATTACTCGAATGTAATTATGGATAGCGTGGTGGAGAGCGCTGCTATGTTCGAGGAACGGAACCTGCATCCTGAAATTATCCTCCCGGAAGATACCGTATTTGTCTGGGCTGATGAGGATATGCTGCGGCGTATTTTGCAGAACCTGCTGGATAACGCAGCTAAGTATGCCACAGGTGATATCAAGATTACCCTGATGCAGGGCAGCACAACAGAATTAATCATAACCAATAGGATCTCGAGCCCGAATGAAGTGAATCTGGAAAGGCTGTTCGACCGCTTCTATACATCGGATCTATCACGAAGTGCAGGGAGCACCGGACTGGGATTGTCCATTGTCAAAATCCTGATTGATAAGCTAGGCGGATCGATCAATGCTGAATTGCTGGAAGATCACCTGAAGATCACAATTAGGTTGTGA
- a CDS encoding multidrug effflux MFS transporter has protein sequence MMKHNSVTSLAEGGPSRSQRLQLAVILGAIATIGPLSIDMYLPALPELSTYFGTSPAMVQLSLTFFLLGLASGQLVAGPLSDVHGRRTPLLIGMIIYAVSSLLCAFSPSIGLLVVLRFIQGLAGSVGVVISRAAVRDMYSGSELTRFFSLLMIVNGLGPIVAPVLGGQLLRVTDWQGVFIVLFVCGLLFAAVILLRLPETLPKDKRIQSGLTGTLRTFRTLLGNARFMGYALSQGFVTAGMFAYISGSSFVLQIIYGVSPQMYSLIFAVNGLGIILTGQVAGRLSARVGERKLLICGLLLSTAGGILLLVTLLAGGGLPLILPCLFAVVASVGLVGTTSFSLAMQDQGETAGSASALLGLLPLLLGSCAAPLVGLGGSGSAMPMALVIAGAGLLSVLSYVLLCRGESRP, from the coding sequence ATGATGAAGCACAATTCGGTGACAAGCCTGGCCGAGGGCGGGCCATCCAGAAGCCAGCGGCTGCAGCTTGCAGTCATTCTGGGGGCGATTGCCACCATCGGCCCGCTGTCGATTGATATGTATTTGCCGGCCTTGCCTGAGCTTAGCACTTATTTCGGCACCAGCCCGGCGATGGTTCAGCTTAGCTTAACCTTCTTCCTGTTGGGGCTGGCTTCAGGCCAGCTGGTGGCCGGCCCGCTTAGCGATGTGCACGGACGCCGCACCCCGCTGCTGATCGGCATGATTATCTATGCCGTATCCTCGCTGTTATGCGCATTCAGCCCGTCGATCGGCCTGCTGGTGGTCCTGCGGTTCATCCAGGGGCTGGCCGGCTCCGTAGGTGTCGTGATCTCCCGCGCGGCGGTCCGCGATATGTACAGCGGCTCAGAGCTGACGCGGTTCTTCTCGCTGCTGATGATAGTCAACGGGCTGGGCCCGATCGTCGCTCCGGTCCTCGGCGGGCAGCTGCTGCGGGTGACGGACTGGCAAGGTGTGTTTATCGTCCTGTTCGTCTGCGGCCTGCTCTTCGCGGCGGTTATTCTGCTGCGCCTGCCGGAGACGCTGCCCAAAGATAAGCGAATCCAAAGCGGGCTAACCGGGACGCTGCGCACCTTCCGCACCCTGCTCGGCAATGCCCGGTTCATGGGCTATGCGCTCTCCCAGGGCTTTGTTACCGCAGGGATGTTCGCTTATATCTCGGGATCTTCTTTTGTCCTGCAGATTATCTACGGGGTATCCCCGCAAATGTATAGCCTGATCTTCGCGGTGAATGGTCTCGGCATTATCCTGACGGGACAGGTGGCCGGACGGCTCTCGGCAAGAGTAGGCGAGCGCAAGCTGCTGATCTGCGGCCTTCTGCTCAGCACCGCAGGCGGCATCCTGCTGCTGGTTACCCTCCTGGCCGGAGGCGGGCTGCCGCTGATTCTGCCTTGTCTGTTCGCCGTGGTCGCAAGTGTAGGTCTGGTGGGCACCACCAGCTTCTCGCTGGCGATGCAGGACCAGGGCGAGACCGCAGGCAGCGCCTCTGCGCTGCTGGGCCTGCTTCCTCTGCTGCTCGGAAGCTGCGCAGCACCGCTGGTCGGACTTGGCGGCAGCGGCTCAGCCATGCCGATGGCGCTGGTTATCGCCGGAGCCGGTCTCCTGTCTGTGCTGTCCTATGTGCTGCTCTGCCGAGGGGAGTCCCGGCCATGA
- a CDS encoding ring-cleaving dioxygenase, which produces MTMHTAGIHHITAFVQDAQRNADFYAGVLGLRLVKKTINFDAPEVYHLYFGNEQGAPGTIITFFPWAHGRKGRIGGGQVGVTTYAVPSGSLGFWEKRLAAYQIPVTSVSRIGESYLSFADYDGLRIELVEREAGALSTWSFAGVPVEHAIKGFGGAVLYSSAPDRTADTLSRTLGMERIAEGDGYIRYRATGDIGNIIDLKASPVPQGGGGTGTVHHIAWRAKDDSEQLEWGRRVQSHGYRPTPVQDRQYFNAIYFREEGGILFEIATDPPGFARDEAPEALGQKLMLPPWFEPQREAIEANLSPFEIRENGVKQG; this is translated from the coding sequence ATGACTATGCATACTGCCGGGATTCATCATATTACTGCTTTTGTTCAGGACGCCCAGCGTAACGCTGATTTCTATGCCGGTGTTCTAGGTCTGCGCCTGGTCAAAAAAACCATCAACTTCGACGCCCCCGAGGTCTACCACCTCTACTTCGGCAATGAGCAGGGCGCACCGGGCACCATTATCACCTTCTTCCCCTGGGCCCACGGACGTAAGGGCAGAATCGGCGGCGGACAGGTGGGAGTGACCACCTATGCTGTACCGTCCGGCTCCCTGGGATTCTGGGAAAAGCGGCTGGCCGCTTATCAGATTCCAGTGACCTCTGTCAGCCGGATCGGTGAATCTTACCTCTCATTCGCGGATTATGACGGCTTGCGGATCGAACTGGTGGAGCGTGAAGCAGGTGCGCTGAGCACCTGGTCCTTCGCTGGAGTGCCTGTAGAGCACGCCATCAAAGGCTTCGGGGGAGCTGTGCTCTACAGCTCAGCCCCTGACCGGACCGCAGATACCCTCTCCCGTACGCTGGGGATGGAGCGGATTGCTGAGGGGGACGGCTATATCCGGTATAGAGCGACTGGAGACATCGGCAATATTATTGATCTGAAAGCATCTCCGGTTCCGCAGGGGGGCGGCGGTACAGGAACGGTTCACCATATTGCTTGGCGCGCCAAGGATGACAGCGAGCAGCTCGAATGGGGCCGCCGCGTACAGAGTCATGGTTACCGGCCGACGCCGGTGCAGGACCGCCAGTACTTCAATGCCATCTACTTCCGGGAAGAAGGCGGCATCCTGTTCGAGATTGCGACTGATCCTCCAGGCTTCGCCCGGGATGAAGCGCCGGAGGCGCTTGGACAGAAGCTGATGCTCCCGCCATGGTTCGAGCCGCAGCGTGAGGCGATTGAAGCGAACTTGAGCCCGTTTGAAATCCGCGAGAATGGAGTGAAGCAAGGATGA
- a CDS encoding LytTR family DNA-binding domain-containing protein has protein sequence MLKIGVCEDELHVLNQISGYIQEALNNQIEYSIKEYVFGTTILKDREVFDLLILDLDMSGINGYELAREIRKLDTEVKIVFISNYSINKDYAFSVHAFGYLVKPVNRDILFSLLVDTVRYTPPHKKEVQQVKFLFKEGVRSLQSQEILYFEYMNRDIYLQTTKGKQYIIHKEKISNISKKMSLYDFVVPHKSFVINLNHVSYVKGYNIYISNGDILPLSQSNSTLFRNKLNIFLQKQISE, from the coding sequence ATGCTGAAGATAGGAGTATGTGAGGACGAACTCCATGTCCTTAATCAAATTAGCGGTTACATTCAAGAAGCATTGAACAACCAAATCGAATACAGCATTAAGGAATATGTTTTTGGCACGACTATATTAAAGGACAGGGAAGTTTTTGATCTGTTAATTCTGGATCTGGATATGTCGGGCATTAACGGCTACGAGTTGGCACGGGAAATCCGTAAGCTGGATACAGAGGTGAAAATCGTATTTATATCTAACTATTCGATAAATAAAGATTATGCGTTCTCCGTTCATGCTTTTGGTTATCTGGTAAAGCCGGTCAATCGCGATATCCTTTTCTCATTGCTTGTAGATACAGTTCGGTATACTCCTCCTCACAAGAAAGAGGTGCAGCAGGTTAAATTTTTGTTCAAAGAAGGTGTGAGATCTCTTCAAAGCCAGGAAATACTATACTTTGAATACATGAACCGTGATATATATTTACAGACCACAAAAGGTAAGCAGTACATAATCCATAAAGAAAAGATATCTAATATTTCAAAAAAGATGAGCCTGTATGATTTTGTAGTTCCACACAAGAGCTTTGTTATCAATCTAAACCATGTCAGTTATGTGAAAGGCTATAATATCTATATTTCAAATGGAGATATCCTTCCGTTATCGCAGAGTAACTCTACATTGTTTAGAAATAAGCTGAATATATTTCTTCAGAAGCAAATCAGTGAGTAG
- a CDS encoding DoxX family protein, whose amino-acid sequence MVSVGLLLMRLVIGVAFIGHGAQKLFGWFGGYGPKGTGGWMESIGIKPGVRMAVLAGLMELVGGLLFTLGLLTPVAAVLIAATMLGAIAKVHAPNGFWSTANGIEFPLIVLVVAVGVALTGPGAVSLDALFFN is encoded by the coding sequence ATGGTTAGTGTAGGTTTATTGTTGATGAGATTGGTGATAGGTGTTGCGTTTATCGGGCATGGCGCGCAGAAGCTGTTCGGCTGGTTCGGCGGCTACGGGCCTAAGGGAACGGGCGGCTGGATGGAGTCGATTGGCATTAAGCCCGGTGTGCGCATGGCGGTGCTGGCCGGTCTGATGGAACTGGTGGGCGGGCTGCTGTTCACTCTTGGCCTGCTGACTCCGGTGGCTGCGGTGCTGATTGCTGCAACGATGCTCGGCGCGATTGCTAAGGTCCATGCCCCTAACGGCTTCTGGTCCACAGCGAACGGAATCGAATTCCCGCTGATCGTGCTGGTGGTTGCAGTGGGTGTAGCACTGACGGGCCCGGGTGCGGTTTCGCTGGATGCTCTTTTCTTCAACTAA